A genomic window from Candidatus Kouleothrix ribensis includes:
- a CDS encoding glycosyltransferase family 2 protein: MKLIVQIPVLNEADTIAAVIRDIPRTIAGVDSVEVLIVDDGCTDRTVELALGAGADFVVRHTGRKGLARAFQTGNDAALRLGADIIVNTDGDHQYPGSAIPRLIAPILAGQAEVVIGDRQVGNLEHFSPLKKLLQAAGSSVVRWASETDVPDTVSGFRALSREAALRLFVTTDFSYTVENLIQAGKKGLTVTTVPISTNPVERPSRLHQGNWNFIKRQSAIIARTYTTYEPLKTFSYIAVVFAGLGLLALGRAAYVFIGRRLQWFAESQSNDQALLVGAVLVVLAVFIFLMGLLADRIGGVRRLDEEQLYRLRAREVADEQWRRQVTARLDAIEQKVEKSAEDAQMLGR; encoded by the coding sequence ATGAAACTGATTGTCCAGATTCCGGTGCTGAACGAGGCCGACACCATCGCCGCCGTGATCCGCGACATCCCACGTACCATCGCGGGCGTCGATAGCGTCGAGGTGCTGATCGTCGACGATGGCTGCACCGACCGGACCGTCGAGCTTGCGCTGGGCGCCGGCGCCGACTTTGTGGTGCGCCACACCGGCCGCAAGGGGCTGGCGCGCGCGTTCCAAACCGGCAACGACGCCGCGCTACGCCTGGGCGCCGATATTATCGTCAATACCGATGGCGACCACCAGTACCCCGGCAGCGCCATCCCGCGCCTGATCGCGCCGATCCTGGCCGGCCAGGCCGAGGTGGTGATCGGCGACCGCCAGGTGGGTAATCTCGAACACTTCTCGCCGCTCAAGAAGCTGCTCCAGGCGGCCGGCAGCAGCGTGGTGCGCTGGGCCTCCGAGACGGATGTGCCCGATACGGTGAGCGGCTTCCGGGCGCTCTCGCGCGAGGCTGCGCTGCGCCTGTTCGTCACCACCGACTTCTCGTACACCGTCGAGAATCTTATTCAGGCCGGCAAGAAGGGCCTGACCGTCACCACTGTGCCGATCTCGACCAACCCGGTCGAGCGGCCCTCGCGGCTGCACCAGGGCAACTGGAATTTCATCAAGCGCCAGTCGGCGATCATCGCGCGTACCTACACCACCTACGAGCCGCTGAAGACCTTCTCGTACATCGCGGTGGTGTTTGCCGGGTTGGGGCTGCTGGCATTGGGGCGCGCGGCGTATGTGTTCATTGGGCGCCGCCTGCAGTGGTTCGCCGAGTCGCAGTCGAACGACCAGGCGCTGCTGGTGGGCGCGGTGCTGGTGGTGCTGGCCGTGTTTATCTTCCTGATGGGGCTGCTGGCCGACCGGATCGGCGGGGTGCGCCGGCTCGACGAAGAGCAGCTGTACCGGCTGCGCGCGCGTGAGGTGGCCGACGAGCAGTGGCGCCGCCAGGTGACCGCCCGGCTCGACGCGATTGAGCAGAAGGTCGAGAAATCGGCCGAAGACGCCCAGATGCTCGGCCGCTGA
- a CDS encoding wax ester/triacylglycerol synthase family O-acyltransferase, whose amino-acid sequence MAPSNRNRSEPLTPVDHAWLRMEDPTNLMMVTGILIFDQPLDFERLRATFEHRLLRFERFRQRVVTSGDNAHWELDPNFTLNAHLRRIALPAPHNQAALQELVSDMMSTPLDFSKSPWQYHLIENYNGGCVLLGRLHHCIADGIALIRVLLSMTDDAPDTPWPSATDAEIVTHRPPPARATVDSTVRSAEKLMADGIDFVIDPAKLAEAARMGLGGATALSRLLLMSPDPHTAFKGPLGVNKRAAWSQPVPLNTIKAIGHAVGATVNDVLLAAVAGALRSYLQSRGEPVDGIDIRAAVPVNLRPPDEPLTLGNRFGLVFLPLPIGADDPLDRLLDLKERMAALKGSPEAMVTFGILTTMGVAPAQLQDLGVSIFGSKATAVMTNVPGPRQPIYMAGVPIKEIMFWVPQSGRLGLGVSILSYAGSVTLGIATDVGLAPDPDQIIAAFHDEFETLLRLVPPEASAQA is encoded by the coding sequence ATGGCCCCAAGCAATCGCAACCGCTCCGAGCCGCTCACACCCGTCGATCATGCCTGGCTACGCATGGAGGACCCGACTAACCTGATGATGGTGACGGGCATCCTGATATTCGACCAGCCGCTCGACTTTGAGCGGCTGCGCGCGACGTTCGAGCACCGGCTGCTGCGCTTCGAGCGCTTCCGCCAACGCGTGGTAACCAGCGGCGACAATGCGCACTGGGAGCTCGACCCGAACTTCACGCTGAATGCGCACCTGCGCCGGATCGCGCTGCCCGCACCGCACAACCAGGCCGCGCTGCAAGAGCTGGTGAGCGATATGATGAGCACACCGCTCGATTTCAGCAAATCGCCCTGGCAGTACCACCTGATTGAAAACTACAACGGCGGCTGCGTGCTGCTGGGGCGGCTGCATCACTGCATCGCCGATGGTATCGCGCTCATCCGCGTGCTGCTGTCGATGACCGACGACGCGCCCGATACACCCTGGCCCAGCGCCACCGACGCCGAGATCGTTACGCACCGGCCCCCCCCTGCGCGCGCCACGGTCGACTCCACCGTGCGCTCGGCCGAAAAGCTCATGGCCGACGGCATCGACTTTGTGATCGACCCGGCCAAGCTGGCCGAGGCGGCCAGGATGGGCCTCGGCGGCGCGACCGCGCTCAGCCGGCTGCTGCTGATGAGCCCCGACCCTCACACGGCCTTCAAGGGGCCGCTGGGCGTCAACAAGCGCGCGGCCTGGTCGCAGCCGGTGCCACTCAACACGATCAAGGCGATTGGGCACGCGGTGGGCGCTACCGTCAACGATGTGCTGCTGGCCGCAGTCGCAGGCGCGCTGCGCAGCTACCTGCAAAGCCGTGGCGAGCCGGTCGATGGCATCGACATTCGCGCGGCCGTGCCGGTGAACCTGCGCCCACCCGACGAGCCGCTGACCCTGGGTAACCGCTTCGGGCTGGTGTTTCTGCCATTGCCGATCGGCGCCGACGACCCGCTTGATCGCCTGCTCGACCTGAAAGAGCGCATGGCCGCGCTCAAGGGCTCGCCTGAGGCCATGGTGACGTTTGGCATCCTCACGACCATGGGCGTGGCGCCGGCGCAGCTGCAGGATCTGGGGGTGTCGATCTTTGGCTCGAAGGCCACTGCGGTAATGACCAACGTGCCTGGCCCGCGCCAGCCGATCTACATGGCCGGTGTGCCGATCAAGGAGATCATGTTCTGGGTGCCGCAGTCGGGCCGGCTCGGGCTTGGCGTGAGCATCCTGAGCTATGCCGGCAGTGTCACGCTGGGCATCGCGACCGACGTTGGGCTGGCGCCTGACCCCGACCAGATTATCGCGGCGTTCCACGACGAGTTCGAGACGCTGCTGCGGCTGGTGCCGCCCGAGGCTTCGGCCCAGGCCTGA
- a CDS encoding acyltransferase family protein, with amino-acid sequence MTTMEHQAIDLLIEDSEQPRCHATTKSGQPCRNHPLDGQQFCRVHAAPPPQAANDTAIAGEQAVEILPAGVAEEIGGAAPASEYAHDDALATAAAEVHELEVEIRNHAEGDGHDQTRDMAASVLRLIRENLVRMRPEALQRVVTLIRQNVSSDYLDPDFWRGISMVLRYQVDEVVAMIQRRRRGEYSTDDFGMDTELVDLVRPFGTFMYRTYWRVTSSGLEHVPAEGPALLVANHGGVLPWDSMMIATAVLEEHASPRVVRSLYPPVFGALPGVTTALKTFGQVADTREGAERLLADGQLVCVFPEGVSALGKLFKNRYKLQRFRRNASVELAIRAGAPIVPVAVVGSEETYPMLGDANPLAQMLRLPFFPLTPLFPWLGPIGLLPLPTKWSITFGEPIATDSYAASANDPQVLSQLANQVRDQLSAMLADKLSSRKSVF; translated from the coding sequence GTGACAACCATGGAACACCAGGCGATTGATCTTCTGATCGAGGACTCTGAGCAGCCGCGCTGCCACGCTACCACCAAGAGCGGGCAGCCCTGCCGCAATCACCCGCTCGACGGCCAACAGTTCTGCCGGGTTCACGCTGCGCCGCCGCCCCAGGCCGCCAACGACACGGCTATAGCTGGCGAACAAGCGGTTGAGATCCTGCCTGCCGGGGTTGCCGAGGAGATCGGTGGTGCCGCGCCGGCCAGCGAGTATGCACACGACGACGCACTCGCGACCGCCGCCGCCGAGGTACACGAGCTCGAGGTCGAGATCCGCAACCACGCCGAGGGTGATGGCCACGACCAGACGCGCGACATGGCTGCCAGTGTGCTGCGGCTGATCCGTGAGAACCTCGTGCGCATGCGCCCCGAGGCGCTCCAGCGCGTGGTCACGCTGATCCGCCAGAATGTCAGCAGCGATTACCTCGACCCCGACTTCTGGCGCGGCATTAGCATGGTGCTGCGCTACCAGGTCGACGAGGTGGTGGCTATGATCCAGCGCCGCAGGCGCGGCGAGTATAGCACCGACGATTTCGGCATGGACACCGAGCTGGTCGACCTGGTGCGGCCGTTCGGCACCTTTATGTATCGCACCTACTGGCGCGTCACCAGCAGCGGGCTCGAGCATGTGCCAGCCGAAGGCCCGGCGCTGCTGGTGGCCAACCATGGCGGCGTGCTGCCGTGGGATAGCATGATGATCGCCACGGCCGTGCTGGAAGAGCACGCCAGCCCGCGCGTGGTGCGCAGCCTGTACCCACCGGTCTTCGGTGCCCTGCCCGGCGTCACCACTGCCCTCAAGACCTTTGGCCAGGTGGCCGATACGCGTGAGGGCGCCGAGCGCCTGCTGGCCGACGGGCAGCTGGTGTGCGTGTTCCCCGAGGGCGTGAGCGCGCTCGGCAAGCTGTTCAAAAACCGCTACAAGCTCCAGCGCTTCCGGCGCAACGCCTCGGTCGAGCTGGCCATCCGGGCCGGCGCACCCATCGTGCCGGTGGCGGTGGTCGGGTCGGAAGAAACCTACCCGATGCTGGGCGACGCCAACCCGCTGGCGCAGATGCTGCGGCTGCCATTCTTCCCACTCACGCCGCTGTTCCCATGGCTTGGGCCGATCGGCCTGCTGCCGCTGCCCACCAAGTGGTCGATCACCTTCGGCGAGCCGATCGCGACCGACAGCTATGCCGCCAGCGCCAACGACCCCCAGGTGCTGAGCCAGCTCGCAAACCAGGTTCGCGATCAGCTTAGCGCCATGCTCGCCGACAAGCTCTCCAGCCGGAAATCGGTGTTTTAA